GCTTGCCAGCAGCGCCCCGATGTGACGCGGGTCGTCAGGTCCAGGGTCGATGATCGCCACATCGCCGTTTCCGACGAGGTAGCTGCATGTTCCCCTGTAGGTGAACGGACCGGGATTTGGCGCAAGTGCGCGTCGCGTCAGCGGTGAGACGCGCGCCGAAACGTCTGGGTGTGTTCCGGCTTGAATGACGGCGCCCTCATTGCGGCCGAGGGGCCGCAAAGCATCATAAGGCGTCGGAGGCGCGCTCGAAAGAGCGGCGCGGCGGTGGGACGTCCCAGCGCCACGCCGCGCAGATTACATCGGGAAAAGCGAGTTCTGACGCTGCAGCTCGGATTGCAGAGCATAGCCCTTTTTTCCGCCGTAGTTCACCTTGCACCAGGTCGTCTCGCCCCAGCCATAAACGCAGGAGCCGATATTGACCGTCGTGTTCTCGGGGATGCTGCCGAGGATCTTGTAATTGACCCCAGGGCCTTTGTAGATGGCGACGTCGTTGTTGGTGGTCACCGGCGCGATTTCGACATTGTTGCCTTGCGTGCCGAGCACGCCCGCGGCGACGAAGCCCTTCATGTCGCCGGCCTGGATTTGGCACCAGTCGCGCTTCCAGCCGCCGCCACAATCGAGCACTGTGACGTCGAC
Above is a genomic segment from Methylocystis rosea containing:
- a CDS encoding SH3 domain-containing protein is translated as MKKIIGFAAAAAVLFGASAFASPLTSAANVRSGPSPKWPVIGQLPAGVDVTVLDCGGGWKRDWCQIQAGDMKGFVAAGVLGTQGNNVEIAPVTTNNDVAIYKGPGVNYKILGSIPENTTVNIGSCVYGWGETTWCKVNYGGKKGYALQSELQRQNSLFPM